One window of the Amycolatopsis mediterranei genome contains the following:
- a CDS encoding zinc-binding dehydrogenase → MLLSFLNVLTKLAFWNFLPTRKHASFFDVWSGAGKPDSAKREAFRARIRTDLTHVFGLLRDGVLTAKIAARYPLTEVAAAVELSESSARTALGKIVLLPQARS, encoded by the coding sequence GTGTTGCTCAGCTTCCTGAACGTGCTGACGAAGCTGGCGTTCTGGAACTTCCTGCCCACCCGCAAGCACGCGAGCTTCTTCGACGTCTGGTCGGGCGCCGGCAAGCCGGATTCGGCCAAGCGCGAAGCGTTCCGCGCCCGGATCCGCACCGACCTCACCCACGTCTTCGGTCTCCTGCGCGACGGGGTGCTCACGGCGAAGATCGCCGCCCGCTACCCGCTGACCGAGGTGGCGGCGGCCGTGGAACTGTCCGAGTCCTCCGCGCGAACCGCACTGGGAAAGATCGTCCTCCTGCCGCAGGCGCGTTCCTGA
- a CDS encoding TIGR01777 family oxidoreductase — protein MKLTISGASGLIGGKLAARLRERGDEVTVLSRSASTTPSTWQWDPLAGPAPVAALAGRDAVVHLAGEPLGQRLTDEVKDRVRQSRVAGTRHLVEGLRATPEADRPRVLVSSSGVAYYGPRGDEEITEQSPPGSTFLAGVSAAWEAETARAAEFGVRVVRMRTGVVLDASGGTLKSLLATYRLGLGGPIAGGAFAVPWIHVDDIVGLYAKAVDDTSWSGAYNGTAPEPVTQREFAKALGRALHRPAVLPMPGFALRMALGEMADMVTTGQRAVPHRALEGGYRYAHPRLAEALASALR, from the coding sequence GTGAAGCTCACCATCTCCGGCGCGTCCGGTCTCATCGGCGGCAAGCTCGCCGCCCGGCTCCGTGAGCGCGGCGACGAGGTGACCGTGCTTTCCCGGTCCGCGAGCACCACCCCTTCGACGTGGCAGTGGGACCCGCTCGCCGGACCCGCCCCGGTCGCGGCGCTCGCCGGCCGGGACGCCGTGGTGCACCTCGCCGGGGAACCCCTCGGCCAACGTCTGACCGACGAGGTCAAGGACCGCGTCCGGCAGTCGCGCGTGGCCGGTACCCGCCACCTGGTCGAAGGCCTGCGTGCCACGCCCGAAGCGGATCGGCCCCGGGTCCTCGTCTCCAGCTCGGGCGTCGCCTACTACGGTCCGCGCGGCGACGAGGAGATCACCGAACAGTCTCCGCCCGGAAGCACTTTTCTCGCCGGGGTTTCCGCCGCGTGGGAGGCGGAAACCGCCCGGGCGGCGGAGTTCGGTGTCCGCGTGGTGCGGATGCGCACCGGAGTCGTCCTCGATGCTTCGGGTGGCACGTTGAAATCGCTGCTCGCGACCTACCGGCTCGGGCTGGGCGGGCCGATCGCGGGAGGTGCGTTCGCCGTCCCGTGGATCCACGTCGACGACATCGTCGGCCTGTACGCCAAGGCGGTCGACGACACGTCGTGGAGCGGCGCCTACAACGGCACGGCGCCCGAACCGGTCACCCAGCGGGAGTTCGCGAAGGCGCTCGGCCGGGCGCTGCACCGCCCCGCCGTCCTGCCGATGCCCGGATTCGCACTGAGGATGGCGCTCGGCGAGATGGCGGACATGGTGACCACCGGCCAGCGCGCGGTGCCCCACCGCGCGCTCGAGGGCGGCTACCGGTACGCGCACCCGCGGCTGGCGGAGGCGCTGGCTTCCGCGTTGCGCTGA
- a CDS encoding DUF6153 family protein, producing the protein MTVNRPGKVQQVLLLCALALGVVAMHHVGMANAAGTTAMHAMSSDAGPQEATAPPETGSGHHDPGLPGGLHDVLHLCLAVLCAAGALLLAVVVFLGSSWFTTTFSRAAGSRGSPSRGRPPNRSGRGILTSLCVLRT; encoded by the coding sequence GTGACGGTGAACCGGCCCGGCAAGGTGCAGCAGGTTCTCCTGCTGTGCGCGCTCGCCCTGGGTGTCGTCGCGATGCACCACGTCGGCATGGCGAACGCCGCCGGCACCACGGCGATGCACGCCATGTCGTCGGACGCCGGCCCGCAGGAAGCCACCGCTCCACCGGAAACCGGCTCCGGGCACCACGATCCAGGCCTGCCGGGCGGCCTGCACGACGTCCTCCACCTCTGCCTGGCCGTCTTGTGCGCGGCGGGCGCCCTGCTGCTGGCCGTCGTCGTCTTCCTGGGCAGCTCGTGGTTCACCACGACGTTTTCCCGGGCGGCCGGCTCCCGCGGCTCACCGAGCCGAGGACGTCCGCCGAACCGAAGCGGGCGCGGCATCCTGACTTCTCTGTGCGTTCTGCGTACGTGA
- a CDS encoding anti-sigma factor family protein, translating to MNCDEFVELVTAFLDGALDPATEDRFVEHLALCEGCERYLEQFRTTIAELGELPPESLSPAVRTDLLDAFRDWHRS from the coding sequence ATGAACTGCGACGAGTTCGTCGAGCTGGTCACCGCGTTCCTCGACGGCGCCCTCGACCCCGCGACCGAAGACCGGTTCGTCGAGCACCTGGCCTTGTGCGAAGGCTGCGAACGCTACCTGGAGCAGTTCCGGACCACCATCGCGGAGCTGGGGGAGCTGCCGCCGGAGTCGCTGTCGCCCGCGGTGCGCACCGACCTGCTGGACGCCTTCCGCGACTGGCACCGAAGCTGA
- a CDS encoding RNA polymerase sigma factor produces the protein MTKLPPDDELVAALRAGDGAAFADVLDAWSSSMLRLARSFVSTHATAEEVVQDTWLAVVKGLSAFEGRSSFKTWVYRILVNTAKKRGTHEKRSVPWTSLLPGDEDHGPTVDPSRFQGPGGAYPGHWRETPEPWASPEKTALALEIREIITGVLDELPARQRAVISLRDVGDHTAEEVCAMLQISAANQRVLLHRARAVVRARLAGYLGVA, from the coding sequence GTGACCAAGCTGCCCCCGGACGACGAACTCGTCGCGGCGCTGCGGGCCGGTGACGGCGCGGCGTTCGCGGACGTGCTCGACGCCTGGTCGTCGTCGATGCTGCGGCTGGCCCGATCGTTCGTCTCGACGCACGCCACCGCCGAGGAGGTCGTGCAGGACACCTGGCTCGCGGTCGTGAAAGGACTGTCCGCCTTCGAAGGCAGGTCGTCGTTCAAGACCTGGGTGTACCGCATCCTGGTCAACACGGCCAAGAAACGCGGCACGCACGAAAAGCGCAGCGTCCCCTGGACCAGCCTGCTGCCCGGCGACGAGGACCACGGTCCGACCGTGGACCCCAGCCGGTTCCAGGGGCCCGGCGGCGCCTACCCCGGACACTGGCGGGAGACTCCCGAACCGTGGGCCTCGCCGGAGAAAACCGCACTGGCGCTGGAAATCCGTGAGATCATCACGGGTGTGCTGGACGAGTTGCCCGCCCGGCAGCGCGCGGTGATCAGCCTGCGCGACGTCGGCGACCACACCGCCGAGGAGGTCTGCGCAATGCTGCAGATCTCCGCGGCCAACCAGCGGGTGCTGTTGCACCGCGCCCGCGCGGTCGTCCGCGCGCGGCTGGCCGGGTACCTGGGGGTGGCGTGA
- a CDS encoding alpha/beta fold hydrolase, whose amino-acid sequence MLCWTSGPPDASEAWDPMDPGKSLNRPSPIGVPPLADREDAEAAIAGFERDGFHGPLNTYRAMQPYFDQAGAFAGAKIRQPAFFGFGTEDGMIRMRALKEGDLTAIVPNLQGYLPIEGVGHWPRLEAPEIVNEALVGFLGRAAAL is encoded by the coding sequence ATGCTCTGCTGGACGTCCGGGCCGCCCGATGCTTCCGAGGCGTGGGATCCGATGGACCCGGGCAAGAGCCTCAACCGCCCGTCGCCGATCGGCGTCCCGCCCCTCGCCGACCGGGAGGACGCCGAGGCGGCGATCGCCGGCTTCGAACGCGACGGCTTCCACGGCCCGCTCAACACCTACCGCGCCATGCAGCCCTACTTCGACCAGGCGGGCGCCTTCGCCGGGGCGAAGATCCGGCAGCCCGCCTTCTTCGGGTTCGGCACCGAGGACGGCATGATCCGGATGCGCGCGCTCAAGGAGGGGGACCTCACCGCGATCGTGCCGAACCTCCAGGGGTACCTGCCGATCGAGGGCGTGGGCCACTGGCCCCGGCTCGAGGCGCCGGAGATCGTGAACGAGGCACTGGTCGGCTTCCTCGGCCGGGCGGCCGCGCTCTAG
- a CDS encoding DUF305 domain-containing protein, producing the protein MRKNFIIAGLVLASAVLLGACNSNDSMPGMTSGSTAPAAAGHNADDVTFAQQMVPHHSQALDMAKLVPSRSTDPKVLDLASRIEKAQDPEIRQMQGWLTTWGAGMPGMTHEPMPGMDGSMPGMMSGDDMKKLEAAKGAEFDKLWLHMMIRHHQGAIDMAKTELAKGGDAGAKALAGKIVDAQQAEITEMQGMLPRS; encoded by the coding sequence ATGCGCAAAAACTTCATCATCGCCGGCCTCGTGCTGGCCTCGGCCGTGCTGCTCGGCGCCTGCAACAGCAACGACTCGATGCCCGGGATGACTTCCGGCTCGACGGCACCGGCGGCCGCCGGCCACAACGCCGACGACGTCACGTTCGCCCAGCAGATGGTCCCGCACCACAGCCAGGCGCTCGACATGGCGAAGCTCGTCCCGTCGCGCAGCACCGACCCGAAGGTGCTCGACCTCGCGAGCCGGATCGAAAAGGCCCAGGACCCGGAGATCCGGCAGATGCAGGGCTGGCTGACCACCTGGGGCGCCGGCATGCCGGGGATGACCCACGAGCCGATGCCGGGCATGGACGGGTCGATGCCCGGCATGATGTCCGGCGACGACATGAAGAAGCTCGAGGCCGCCAAGGGCGCCGAGTTCGACAAGTTGTGGCTCCACATGATGATCCGGCACCACCAGGGCGCGATCGACATGGCCAAGACCGAACTGGCCAAGGGCGGCGACGCCGGCGCCAAGGCGCTCGCCGGGAAGATCGTCGACGCGCAGCAGGCGGAGATCACCGAAATGCAGGGAATGCTCCCCCGGAGCTGA
- a CDS encoding cation:proton antiporter, with translation MPDVGFVNLFAVAAIALAAPLLLGLAPKLRVPAVVLEIVAGIALGPSGLGWITPDLPVQIVALLGLAFLLFLAGLEIDVRRLRGRALRVAVLGYGVTLLLGLAAGAGFATAGWVHSPLLVAVALSATSLGLVVPVLKDAGQAEGGLGQAVIAACSVADFAAVLLVSLLFSASGGSTGARLVLLVAFAGLVVVTAVVIALAGRSRRLGATLARLQDTTAEIRVRAAVVLLVAFVALAEAFGLESILGAFLAGAVVGLLDRDSGSHPRFRVKLDAIGYGFLIPVFFVTSGLRLDLSGLLADAGALVRVPLFLAALLLARGIPALLFAREFGRRRAIAAGLLQATSLPFLVTATQIGVLTGLMTPVTAAALVCAGLLSVLLFPAGALALLRAPDPVAVR, from the coding sequence ATGCCGGACGTCGGTTTCGTCAACTTGTTCGCGGTCGCGGCGATCGCCCTCGCCGCGCCGCTGCTGCTCGGGCTGGCACCGAAGCTGCGCGTGCCCGCGGTGGTGCTGGAGATCGTGGCCGGGATCGCGCTCGGGCCGTCCGGGCTGGGCTGGATCACCCCGGACCTGCCGGTGCAGATCGTGGCCCTGCTCGGGCTGGCGTTCCTGCTGTTCCTGGCGGGGTTGGAGATCGACGTCCGCCGGCTGCGCGGGCGGGCGTTGCGGGTGGCGGTGCTGGGCTACGGCGTCACCCTCCTCCTCGGCCTCGCCGCCGGGGCCGGGTTCGCGACGGCCGGGTGGGTGCACAGCCCGCTGCTGGTGGCGGTCGCGCTCTCGGCGACGTCACTCGGGTTGGTCGTGCCGGTGCTCAAGGACGCCGGACAGGCCGAAGGCGGCCTCGGGCAGGCGGTCATCGCCGCGTGCTCGGTGGCCGACTTCGCCGCCGTCCTGCTGGTGTCGCTGCTGTTCTCCGCCTCCGGCGGCAGCACCGGCGCCCGGCTGGTGCTGCTCGTCGCGTTCGCGGGCCTGGTCGTGGTCACCGCGGTCGTGATCGCGCTGGCGGGCCGGTCGCGGCGGCTCGGCGCCACCCTGGCGCGGCTGCAGGACACCACGGCCGAGATCCGCGTCCGCGCGGCCGTGGTGCTGCTCGTTGCGTTCGTCGCGCTGGCCGAGGCGTTCGGGCTCGAGAGCATCCTCGGCGCGTTCCTCGCGGGCGCGGTCGTCGGCCTGCTCGACCGCGACTCCGGCTCGCACCCGCGCTTCCGCGTCAAGCTGGACGCGATCGGGTACGGCTTCCTGATCCCGGTCTTCTTCGTCACCAGCGGCCTGCGGCTCGATCTGTCCGGTTTGCTCGCCGACGCGGGCGCGCTCGTTCGCGTCCCGCTGTTCCTGGCGGCGCTGCTGCTCGCGCGCGGCATCCCGGCGCTGCTGTTCGCGCGTGAGTTCGGGAGGCGGCGGGCGATCGCGGCCGGCTTGCTGCAGGCGACGTCGCTGCCGTTCCTGGTCACCGCCACGCAGATCGGGGTGCTGACCGGCCTGATGACGCCGGTGACCGCGGCCGCGCTGGTCTGCGCGGGGCTGCTGTCGGTGCTGCTGTTCCCGGCCGGGGCGCTGGCGTTGCTGCGGGCGCCGGACCCGGTGGCCGTAAGGTGA
- a CDS encoding DEAD/DEAH box helicase, translating to MPFVHALWSPGRGLLLWAEHDRGPAGTSSRSAQIALPHPFAVSSAQLTALHPGKPTSVTLLLPSRANRPLASSEPAAGARRRAPSLRPWSVPALVVDATELDDLDDSASYGASVTYLRAVARLAADLVRRGRVLPTLVRRGDAAEARWRPVLQGVDFVAFDALVAAMPPVGRAEQIAPLTGASPRALVTDALHTLVDAAVRDRLARADPPVDLRGGGGAAGVWLSALQGGGARVELPLGELGVLADAVAKWDEVADTDVVDGRACFRLAEAGTLRRPAEEDPDDQTGDGTKWQLQFLLRATADPSLLLSPGQIWSGEANGLVRDPKGLFVAELGRAALVEPMLAPALRRTRPSEYDLTVEEAEQFLTSGATRLVEAGFEVQLPATWDGRRRLGLRLSVRSTPSEQVVARSRVGRDELGGFRWSVAVGDDEIGQEELAKLVAAKTSLVRLRGRWISVDADRLRAGLEFLRRDPHRQAQPPTAAELLELVHLARETPLPVTDVDAGGWVGDVLAGRVHQALRPVELPPSFRATLRPYQQRGVAWLAFMSALGLGACLADDMGLGKTVQTLALEAAERDGDDHPPTLVLCPMSLVGMWQREAATFAPRLRVHAHHGSARAHGDALAEQVAAADLVVTTYATAARDAGELETFAWRRLVLDEAHAIKNADTATAKAVRRFPAGHRLALTGTPVENRLADLWSVLDVLNPGLLGTRFEFRQRFAAPIERSGDTAAAAALRRLTQPYLLRRVKTDPAIVPELPEKLEIRQEYRLTREQGTLYCAIVDEMMKKIENSQGIKRRGHILAAITKLKQVCNHPAHLLHDGSPIGQRSGKVTRLEEILAEILASGDRVLCFTQYTEFGHLLVPHLSDRLGAEVAFLHGGLAKGARDAIVERFQAGDGPRILVLSLKAGGSGLTLTAAGQVLHLDRWWNPAVENQATDRAFRIGQRRNVQVRKFVCPGTIEERIDSLITRKRALAGMVVGEGDGWLTELSTDALRGVLTLGEEALDD from the coding sequence TTGCCCTTCGTGCACGCTCTGTGGTCTCCGGGCCGCGGTCTGCTGCTGTGGGCCGAGCACGACCGAGGCCCGGCAGGCACGTCGAGTCGTTCGGCGCAGATCGCGCTTCCGCATCCGTTCGCGGTCTCCAGCGCGCAGCTGACCGCTCTGCACCCCGGCAAGCCCACTTCGGTGACGTTGCTGCTGCCGTCGCGGGCGAACCGGCCGCTCGCCTCCTCCGAGCCGGCGGCGGGCGCCCGCCGGCGTGCGCCGTCGTTGCGGCCGTGGTCGGTGCCCGCGTTGGTCGTGGATGCGACCGAGCTGGACGACCTCGACGACTCGGCCTCCTACGGCGCTTCGGTCACCTACCTGCGGGCGGTGGCCCGGCTGGCCGCGGATCTGGTGCGGCGCGGGCGGGTGCTGCCGACGCTGGTCCGCCGGGGCGACGCGGCCGAGGCCCGGTGGCGCCCGGTGCTGCAGGGCGTGGACTTCGTCGCGTTCGACGCACTGGTCGCGGCCATGCCGCCGGTCGGGCGGGCCGAACAGATCGCGCCGCTCACCGGGGCCTCGCCGCGCGCGCTCGTCACCGATGCCCTGCACACCCTGGTCGACGCCGCGGTCCGGGACCGGCTGGCGCGGGCGGATCCGCCCGTCGACCTGCGCGGGGGCGGGGGAGCGGCCGGGGTGTGGCTGTCCGCCTTGCAGGGCGGCGGTGCCCGCGTCGAGCTGCCGCTGGGTGAGCTCGGTGTCCTGGCCGACGCCGTCGCGAAGTGGGACGAGGTCGCCGACACCGACGTCGTCGACGGCCGGGCGTGCTTCCGGCTGGCCGAAGCCGGCACCCTGCGCCGACCGGCCGAGGAGGATCCCGACGACCAGACCGGCGACGGCACCAAGTGGCAGCTGCAGTTCCTCCTGCGGGCGACGGCCGATCCGAGCCTGCTGCTGTCGCCGGGGCAGATCTGGTCGGGAGAGGCCAACGGGCTGGTCCGCGACCCGAAGGGGCTGTTCGTCGCCGAACTGGGCCGGGCCGCGCTGGTGGAACCGATGCTGGCGCCGGCCTTGCGCCGGACCCGGCCGTCCGAATACGACCTGACCGTCGAGGAAGCCGAACAGTTCCTCACCTCCGGCGCGACCCGGCTGGTCGAGGCCGGGTTCGAAGTGCAGCTTCCGGCCACCTGGGACGGCCGGCGTCGGCTCGGGCTGCGCCTGTCCGTCCGCAGCACGCCGTCGGAGCAGGTCGTCGCCCGCAGCCGGGTGGGCCGCGACGAGCTCGGCGGGTTCCGCTGGTCGGTCGCGGTGGGCGACGACGAAATCGGTCAAGAAGAGCTGGCCAAGCTCGTCGCGGCGAAGACGTCGCTGGTGCGGCTGCGGGGCCGGTGGATCAGCGTCGACGCCGACCGGCTCCGCGCCGGTCTCGAGTTCCTGCGCCGCGACCCGCATCGGCAGGCCCAGCCCCCGACCGCGGCCGAGCTGCTGGAGCTCGTCCACCTCGCGCGGGAGACGCCGCTGCCGGTCACCGACGTCGACGCCGGCGGCTGGGTCGGGGACGTCCTGGCCGGGCGGGTGCACCAGGCACTGCGGCCGGTCGAGCTGCCGCCGTCGTTCCGCGCCACGCTGCGCCCCTACCAGCAGCGGGGGGTCGCCTGGCTGGCGTTCATGTCGGCGCTGGGACTCGGTGCGTGCCTGGCCGACGACATGGGCCTCGGCAAGACCGTCCAGACGCTGGCGCTCGAGGCCGCCGAGCGGGACGGCGACGATCACCCGCCGACGTTGGTGCTGTGCCCGATGTCGCTGGTCGGCATGTGGCAACGGGAGGCGGCGACCTTCGCCCCACGCCTGCGTGTCCACGCCCACCACGGCAGCGCCCGCGCGCACGGGGACGCGCTCGCCGAGCAGGTCGCCGCGGCCGACCTCGTGGTCACGACCTACGCCACCGCCGCCCGGGACGCCGGCGAGCTCGAGACGTTCGCCTGGCGACGTCTGGTGCTCGACGAAGCGCACGCGATCAAGAACGCCGACACCGCGACGGCCAAGGCGGTGCGGCGGTTCCCGGCCGGGCACCGGCTCGCGCTGACCGGCACCCCGGTCGAAAACCGGCTGGCGGACCTCTGGTCGGTGCTGGACGTGCTCAACCCCGGGCTGCTCGGGACCCGGTTCGAGTTCCGGCAGCGGTTCGCGGCGCCGATCGAGCGCAGCGGCGACACCGCCGCGGCCGCCGCACTGCGCCGGCTCACGCAGCCCTACCTGCTGCGCCGGGTGAAGACGGATCCCGCGATCGTCCCGGAACTCCCGGAAAAGCTCGAAATCCGGCAGGAATACCGGCTCACCCGCGAACAGGGCACGCTGTACTGCGCGATCGTCGACGAAATGATGAAGAAGATCGAGAACAGCCAGGGCATCAAACGCCGCGGCCACATCCTCGCCGCGATCACGAAACTCAAGCAGGTCTGCAACCACCCCGCGCACCTGCTGCACGACGGTTCCCCGATCGGGCAGCGCTCCGGCAAGGTCACCCGCCTCGAAGAGATCCTGGCGGAAATCCTGGCCTCGGGCGATCGGGTGCTGTGCTTCACGCAGTACACCGAATTCGGCCACCTGCTCGTGCCCCACCTGTCCGACCGGCTCGGCGCCGAGGTCGCGTTCTTGCACGGCGGCTTGGCCAAGGGGGCGCGAGACGCGATCGTGGAACGCTTCCAGGCCGGCGACGGTCCGCGGATCCTGGTGCTTTCGCTCAAGGCCGGCGGCTCCGGGCTCACGCTGACCGCCGCCGGCCAGGTCCTGCACCTGGACCGCTGGTGGAACCCGGCCGTGGAGAACCAGGCCACCGACCGGGCGTTCCGGATCGGGCAGCGCCGCAACGTCCAGGTCCGGAAGTTCGTCTGCCCCGGGACCATCGAGGAACGCATCGACAGCCTGATCACCAGGAAGCGCGCGCTCGCGGGAATGGTCGTCGGCGAGGGCGACGGCTGGCTCACCGAACTGTCCACGGACGCGCTGCGCGGGGTGCTCACGCTGGGGGAGGAGGCGCTCGATGACTGA
- a CDS encoding SRPBCC family protein encodes MTVDVQTEIVIDRPRAQVAGYAIDPSNAPEWYVNIESVEWETPAPLGVGSKLAFVARFLGRRLAYTYEIVELVPDERLVMRTAQGPFPMETTYTFAARGNSSTHMTLRNRGEPRGFSAIGAPLMAAAMRRANRQDLAALKARLEALPSKE; translated from the coding sequence ATGACTGTCGACGTGCAGACCGAGATCGTGATCGACCGCCCGCGTGCTCAGGTCGCCGGGTACGCGATCGACCCCTCGAACGCACCCGAGTGGTACGTCAACATCGAGTCCGTGGAATGGGAGACTCCGGCGCCACTGGGCGTGGGATCGAAACTGGCGTTCGTCGCGCGGTTCCTGGGACGCCGGCTGGCTTACACCTACGAGATCGTCGAGCTGGTCCCGGACGAACGGCTGGTGATGCGGACCGCCCAGGGCCCGTTCCCGATGGAGACGACGTACACCTTCGCCGCGCGGGGAAACTCCAGTACCCACATGACGTTGCGCAACCGGGGCGAACCCCGCGGTTTCTCCGCGATCGGCGCGCCGCTGATGGCCGCGGCGATGCGGCGGGCCAACCGCCAAGATCTGGCGGCCCTGAAGGCACGGCTGGAAGCACTTCCCTCGAAGGAGTGA
- a CDS encoding flavodoxin family protein yields the protein MPSYDDLRALFINGTLKRSPDPSNTEGLIDVSRRIMEKNGVTVEVVRAIDHDIATGVWPDMTEHGWASDEWPSLYEKVLAADILVIAGPIWLGDNSSVTKLVIERLYACSHLLNDAGQYAYYGRVGGCLITGNEDGVKHCAMNVLYSLQHLGYTIPPQADAGWIGEAGPGPSYLDSGSGGPENDFTNRNTTFMTWNLMHLARMLKDAGGIPVHGNQRSEWDAGCRFDFTNPEYR from the coding sequence ATGCCGAGTTACGACGACCTGCGCGCCCTGTTCATCAACGGCACCCTCAAGCGCTCGCCCGATCCCAGCAACACCGAAGGCCTGATCGACGTCAGCCGCCGGATCATGGAGAAGAACGGCGTCACGGTCGAGGTGGTGCGCGCGATCGACCACGACATCGCGACCGGGGTCTGGCCGGACATGACCGAGCACGGCTGGGCGAGCGACGAGTGGCCGTCGCTCTACGAGAAGGTGCTGGCCGCCGACATCCTGGTGATCGCCGGGCCGATCTGGCTGGGGGACAACAGTTCCGTCACCAAGCTGGTCATCGAGCGGCTCTACGCCTGCTCGCACCTGCTCAACGACGCCGGTCAGTACGCCTACTACGGCCGGGTCGGCGGGTGCCTGATCACCGGGAACGAAGACGGCGTCAAGCACTGCGCGATGAACGTCCTCTACAGCCTCCAGCACCTCGGCTACACCATCCCGCCCCAGGCGGACGCGGGCTGGATCGGCGAAGCCGGCCCGGGACCGTCCTACCTGGACAGCGGATCGGGCGGTCCGGAGAACGACTTCACCAACCGCAACACCACGTTCATGACGTGGAACCTGATGCACCTGGCCCGCATGCTGAAGGACGCGGGCGGGATCCCGGTGCACGGCAACCAGCGCAGCGAGTGGGACGCCGGCTGCCGCTTCGACTTCACCAACCCCGAGTACCGCTGA